The Amycolatopsis sp. DG1A-15b genome contains the following window.
TCACGGCCGGAAACTCGGCCGACGCCTTCGTGACCGCGCTCTCGAGATCCGCCAGCGGCTCGCCCGTGGGGTCGGCCAATCCGGTCTCGTGCAGGTACCGGAGGAACATCCGCAGCGTTTCGGGCACGAGGACAGCCTCGTCGGCGGTAGCCGACAGCGTGCGCGGCACGTAAGACAACAGAAACTCGCGGACCTGCGCGGTGGTCCACCACGTCAGCCGCCCGTCAACGGACGTGTGCCGGAACTCGAGTGCCGAAACCACGGCGTACGGGTCGACTTCGCAGCCCTGAGCGGTAGCCCACTTCGTGAAGCGCCGGACCACCAGGTCCTGCCCCGCTTCGAAACCTTGGCGGTCGTCCTGGTCGTAGTAGGTACGCACCCGGTCCCCTTCTGTCGTCTACCGGCAAGGTAGTGAAGGGCGCCGGATCATCCGCATCCGGGCGTCACGGCGCCCAGCGGGCTCCGTACACCAGCCCAGGCGTCAGGTGGCGGAACTGCAGGTGCACCTCCCCCGCCGCATCCGCCTGCAGCACCCGGCCGCGGTAGTGCGGGTCCGGGATGTCCCTCTCGAACGCGCCGTCCAGCGCCAGCACCTCCGAAGGGCCCTCCTTTCCGAACCGCACGCGCAGGTCGAACACCTCGCAGCGGTGCCGCGGGAGGTAGACCAGGCGCGTTTTCGGCTCCGCCGGGAACACCGCCGCGAACTCCCAAGACTCTCCGCGGGAGAGCGCGCGTGGCAGCTCCACCGTTCCCTCCGAAAGCGTCCCGCCGTACAGCACCGTGCCCGCGGGAACCGCCAGGTCGAACGAGCGGAGATCGTCCTGGTCCGCCACCAGCCGGTGGTGCTCGAACACGCACGACTCCTCGAGCACCAGCGCCATCGTCAACGACAAGGTGTGCCAGTTGCCCGGCGTGGACGAAGCAGGGGATGCCAGCGCCAGCTCGGCCAGCAGCTCGATCGCCTCGTCCACGCGGCGGCGGACCGTGCGCGGGTCGCGGTCGACGCGGAGAGCGGCCCAGCGCATGCGGTCCTGGTACAGCGGCTGGCGGGCCTCCGGTGTGATCGCGAAGGCCGCCAACGCCGCCAGGCGGAGGTCCTCGGGCAACTGCGAAGACAATTCGGACAGACGGTCCGACACCTTGGCGCGGATCGTCACCATCCCGTCCGCGTCCGACACCTCGCACGCCGACCGCAGGGCAGGCCCCACCCGGTCCTCGACGCGGCCGGCCAAGGCTCGGCCCTTGCGCAACGTCTTCAGCTCCCGGACCAGCTCAGCGCGCTCCACCGGCTTCTCCTTCAGTGCGTTTCCATGGCAACCCCTTTGCGATCCCCGGTGCCGACAGGGTGCGGTCGGACGGTGGACGGGAAGTGGACAGAACGTGCATCACCGAAGCGATCAGCGCCGTACCCACGCGGACCCCGTCGCGGCCCAGGTACGTGCGGAAGGTTCCGATTCGGCCGAGCGCCTCCTCATCCGCGTCGCCCAGGCCGAACGTCACCACGCGGGGACAGCGGGGCCACGCCGGGTCGGTCAGCGAAGCAAACGCAACAGGCCACGTCACCGGGTCCGTCGGCTGGCCGTCCGACAGGAAGAACACCAGGGGGCGCTGGACCACCAGGCGGTGGCGCTCCAAAGCGAGCACATCGCGGTCGATCGCCGAACGCAGGAACGTGAACAGCGGGCCGAAGTTCGTGCCCGCGCAGGGGCCCGGCTCGGGCAGCTCGGCGAGGTCGTCCATCGGCAGCAACGACTGGACCACCTGCGGTTTCTCGCCGAAGCCGACCACGCTGCAGTACACGCGGCCGGCCAGTGACGTGTCCGCGTGGACGGCGCCGCGGAACTCGCGCAGCCCCGTGTGCAGCTCGTCGATGTGGTCGGCCATCGAAAGCGAGACATCGCAGGCCAGGTAACACGGCAACACGTCGGACCCCATATCGGTTTCTCCTTCACACCCCTGATCGACCGGCGGAGTTTGCCAACCCCGCGTGCATCGAACGTGGAACAAATGCGGATTTCCGAAACCCGGACGGCCGATTGCGCGACAGCAAAAGAGGACAGCAAGCTGACGCCGGGGAGGCCGCGTGGAGTTTCGGATGCTCGGCCCGCTCGAGGCGTGGCACGACGGCGTGCCGGTGCCGCTGGGCGACCAGCAGCAGCGGTTCGTCCTCGTCGTGCTGCTCCTGCACGCCAACAAGCCCGTGACGCCCGCCCGCCTCGCCGAAATCGTCTGGGCCGACCGCGAAGCCAAGCCCACCCTGGTGCGCAGCTACATCAAGCGGCTGCGGGACGTCGTGCAGGAAGCCGGCGACGTGAGCATCGAGACGACCCCGACCGGCTACCTGCTGCGGATCGGCGAGGACCAGCTCGACACCGCGCGGTTCGACCGGCTGCGCGCCGACGCCGCGGACGCCCGTGTCGACGACCCCCGCCGGGCGATCACCCTGCTGCGCGAAGCCGTCGGCCTCTGGCGCGGGAAGTTCCTCGAAGACATCGACATCGACCGCGTCGGCGGCGCCGAAGTGATCTCGCCGGACGAGAGCTACCCCGACGTCGTCGGCGACCTGGCCGAACTCGAGCTGGAGTCCGGTGACCACCGCTCGGCGCGCGACCGGCTGCGGCCGCTCGTCCAGGCCGATCCGGCCAGCCAGAAGCACGCCGAACTCCTGATGCGCGCGTTGCTCGCCGGCGGCGACCGGGTGGCGGCCCTGCGCGTCCACCACGGCACCCGCGACGCCCTCGCCGCCCTGCGGATGGCGCCCGGGCCGGTGCTGCGCAAGCTCGCCGCGCGGGCCGAACAGGGCGATCCGCCCAGTTCGCTGCCGTCCCGGCCCGGCGGGTTCACCGGGCGGGCCGCGGAAATCGCCACCATCGAGGCGGCCGCGACAGCCGGACGGCGGGCGGTCTGGATCAGCGGCGCGCCCGGCGCCGGCAAGTCCGGCCTGGCGATCGAGGCCGCCCACCGGCTGCGCGACCGGTTCCCCGACGGCCAGCTCCTGGCGCGCCTCAACGGGTTCACCCCCGGTGTCCCCTCGACCAGCGTCGGCGACGCCCTCAGCGAGCTGCTGGTCGAGCTCGGGGTGCCCGCCGAGCAGATCCCGGCCACCGTCGGCCGGAAGGTCACGCTCTACCAGGCGACGCTCTGGGGCACGCGCACACTGGTCGTGCTGGACAACGCCGCGTCGCCGGAGCAGATCCGGCCGCTGCTGCCCGAAGCCGACGGCTGCCTGGCCGTCATCACCAGCCGGCGGATGGGCGACGCCGACACCGGCGAAAACATCCGGCTCTCGCCGTTGCCGCCGGAGGAGGCCGCCGAGCTGTTCCACGCGCTCGCCGGGCCGGCGCGGCTGCGCGGCCGGGCGGCCGGTGTCGCCGAGGTGGTCCGGCGGTGCGGCTTCCTGCCGATGCCCATCCGCGTGGCGGCCGCGCTGTTCCGGCGGCACGACCGGTGGCCGCTGGAGCACCTGCTGCGCCTGCTCGAAGAAAACGGGCCGTGGGGCGAGGACGGCGGCGTCGCCGCGGTCCGGGTTTCCTACCGGCAGCTCGGGGAACCGCAGCGCGCCATGTTCCGGCTGCTGGGCGGGCTGCCCGGCCCGGACGTCGACGTCGCCGGCGGCGCGGCCCTGGCCGGCTGCGACGTCGCCGAGGCGCGGTCGCTGCTCGACGACCTCCACGAGGTCAGCCTGCTGGAGGAGGCCGCGCCCGAGCGGTACCAGATGCTCGACCCGCTCAAGGAGTTCGCCGCCGGCGAGCCGGCGTCCGAACCCGCGCTGGTGCGGCTGCTCGACTACTACCTGGTGACGCTGGCGGCCGCGGTCCGTGCCGCGTACCCCTTCGACCGTGCGCAGCTGCCGTCGACGACGGACCGCTCCTGCGCAGTGACGCCGATGTTCGCCGACGCCGACGCCGGGCTGCGGTGGATCGTCGGCGAACGCGACAACCTCGTGGCCGCCGTCCACTACGCCGCCGGGCACGCGCTGCCCGAGCACACCTGGCGCCTCGCCGTGCTGCTGTGGCGCTACTTCAACACGACGAACCAGTTCGAGGACTGGATCGGCACGCTCGAGCTCGCCTGGAAGATCGTCGCCGCCGACCGGGGCAACGACTACGGCCAAGCGCACGTGCTGCTGCGGCTGGCCACCGCGCACGACCGGCGCGGGCAGCTCGCCGAGGCACTCGAACTCGCCGCCAAGGCGCTGCCCAAGTGGCGCCGCCTCGGGGACCCGCGCGGCGAAGCGGCGACGCTGTGCGCGCTCGCGATCCCGACCATGGAACTGGGCCGGCACGAGCAGGCGATGGCGCACCTCGAGGCCGCGCTGGCCAAGTACGAGCAGACCGAAGACCGGCGGGGCGAAGCCCACGCGCTGAGCATGCTCGGCTACCTCAACGAACTCCACGGCAACCTCCGGATCGCCCTGCGCCAGCACGAATCCGCCGCGCGGATGCTGCGGGAGATCGGCCACGTCCAAGGGCTGGCGCACGCGCTCAACAACCTCGGGTCCGTGCAGGAACGGCTCGGCCTGCTCACCGAAGCGCTGACCAGCTACACGGACGCGCACGGGCACGCCGCCGAAGTCGGCGACCGCTGCGTCGAGGCGTACGCGCTGAACAACCTCGGAAACGTGCACCGGCAGCGCGGCCGGTTCGCCGAAGCCGTCCGCTACCACGACAAGGCCCGGGACGTGGCGGCGAACGTGCCGGACGCCGACCTGCGCACCCAGCTCTACCTCGACCGCGGTGCGACGGCGCTGGCCAGGGGCGCCTGCCACGACGCGCTCACCGCCGGCAAATCGGCGCTGGACCTGGCCGACGGCAGCGGGAACCGCGCCTACCGGGCCCGGGCCCACCGCGGCGTCGCCGAGACGCTGCACGCGATGGGCGACCACGAAGGCGCGGTCGCCCACTGGGCCGCGGCCGAGGCCGAATTCGCCGCGCTCGACCTGCCGGAGGCCGGCGAGGTGCGCGAAGCGCGTTCGGCGCTGGAGTGCGCCTGCGGTCCCCGGTGAACGAAGCCGTGAGTGGCTGCCCCCGACACAGCCACTCACGGCGAGCCTCAACCGTGCCAGGGGTTGCCGTCGGTGGTGGGCGTCGGCGTCGGCGTGACGACGGGGGCGGCCGGCGCGCCACCGCCGCCGTCGTCCGCGTAGGCGGTGGTGGAGCCGATCACGGGCAGTGCGGCGAGCGCGCAGATCGCGAGCGCCGGGCCACCGATTTTGGCCAGCTTCTTGAACATGGCGAATCCCTCCTCGGGAATGGTGATTCCGAGCGCTTCGGACAATTTCTGCGCCCTACACCGAGGATTCTTCAGCCGGGAATCTCCGGCAAGGGGTTTCCTGTTTCATAAACGAATTGGAAACAGGACGACCAGCGCACCGACCAGGAGCAGGCCCGCCGCGGCGATGAGCGCGATCGACGTTGTCGTGCCGGCCAGCAGGGCGCCCAGGATCGCCACCCCGAGCGCGGCACCCGTCTGGCGGGCGGCGTTCAACGCTCCACCGGCGACACCGGTCAGGTCGGGCGGAGCCGAGGCGACCACAGCGGTCAGCAGTGACGGAATCGCCAGCGAGACCCCGAAGCCCAGCAGCGCGAGGGCGACGACCGAGAGGACCGCCGAGGTCGAGCCCGCCTGAAGCAGTGTGCCCGCCGACATCAGGGAGAAACCGGAGACCGCCGGGATCCGGGGCCCGATCCTCGCCACCAGACGGCCGGTGAAAATCGGGTTGAACGCCGTCGGGATCGTCAACGGGAGAAAGGCCAAACCGGTCAGCGACGGCGGATAACCCCGAGTTTCCTGGAAATACAGCGACAACACGAAAAGCACGCCCGACAACCCGAAGTTAACGATCGCGCCCGCCACCAGTCCCAGCGGGAACGCGCGGTTGCGGAACAGGCGCGCCGGGAGCATCGCCTCGGGGCGGCGCTGGGACCGGACGAACACCGCGGCCGCGGCGGCGGAGAGCAGCAACGGACCCCACGAACTCTCGATCAGGGCGTACGTCAAAGCCGACAAAGCGACTACTGCCGAAACCTGGCCCGTGAGGTCGGTCCGGCCGGGCTTCGCCGGCGTCGGGGGCGCGGACCGGGACAGCGCGAACGCGACCGCGGCCACCGGGACGTTGACCAGGAAGATCGCCCGCCAGCCGAACGCCTGCGTCAAGAGACCACCCAGGAGCGGGCCCGCCACCAGGCCGGTTCCGCTCACCGCGGCCCACACCCCCATCGCCTTCGCCCGCGCGGCGGGCACCGGGTAGGCCGCCGCGATCAGCGACAGCGATGAAGGGACCAGCAGGGCGCCCGCCACGCCGAGCAGGGCGCGAAGGGCGATCAGCGACGGCGTCGAGAACGACAGCGCCGACAAACCGGACAGCACCGCGAACGAGACCAGACCGGCGGAGAACACCCGGCGGGCGCCGAACCGGTCGGACCACGCTCCCGCCGTCAGCAGGAACGCCGCGAACGTCAGCGTGTAGCCGTTGGAAATCCATTGCTGCGCCGGCAAAGACGGCGAGAGAGCCGGGAGCGCGACCGTCACGATTGTCGTGTCCAGCATGACCAGGAAGTAGCCCAGCGAAAGGCCGGTGAGGAGTCTTGCCACCCCGAAAGCCTGGACGCTCGGTGACCTCGGCGGAAGCAGGGAGTTACGATGGCCGGTATCGGGAACACCGATGGGGGATGCCATGGAACTGCGCCACCTGCGCACCTTCCGCGCCGTCGCGCGGACGCTCAACTTCACCCACGCCGCCGCCGAGCTGCACTACGCGCAGTCCAGCGTCACCGAGCAGATCCAGGCCCTGGAAGCCGAACTCGGCTCGAAACTGTTCGAACGCGGCCGGCGGCTGCGGCTCACCGGCGCCGGGGAACGGCTCGTCGGCTACGCGGACCAGGTGCTCGAACTCGTCGAGGAAGCCCGGGCCGCGGTCGACGAGGAGCGCGGTGAGCCCGAAGGCGACCTGACCATCGGTGCCCTGGAAACGCTGTGTGCGCACCGGATCCCGGCCCTCTTCGGCGCGTACCGGACGCGGTGGCCGCGCGTGCGGGTCAGGCTGGAAGAAGGCAGCCGCGGCGAGCTCTACGGCGCCGTGCAACGGTCCGCAATGGACGTTTGCTTCACCTTCGGCGAGCCGCCCGCCGACCCGGCGCTCGCCAGTGCGTCGCTGGGCGCCGAGCCACTCGTCGTCATCGCCCCGCCCGGACATCCGTTGGCGGGCAAGGAGGAAATCCGGCCCGGCGACCTCGACGGCGTCGGCTTCCTCGCGACGCCGAACGGCTGCGGCTTCCGGGAGATGCTGGACCGGATCGACGGGCCCGTCGTCGAGGCGGAGGTGGGCAGCCTCGCCGCCCTCGCGCGGTGCGTCGCCGCCGGCCTGGGGTGCGGGCTCGTGCCCGCCCTCGTCGAGCACGAAGGCGCGATCGCCGTTCCCCTGGCCGGGGCGACCACCGACGTCACCATGACGTGGCGGCGGCGCGACGAGCACAAGCCGAGCGTCGCCGCGCTGCTCGCCACCGCCTACGCGTTGTCCAGCACGGACAGCATTTCCTCGGGCAGCTCCAAGGTGAAGGCCGGCGCGATCGATTCGTAGTGTTCCCAGGTGCGCGGGCCGATCAGCGGAATGGCGCCCTTGTGCAGCAGCCACGCCAGCGCCACCTGGTTGCCCGACGCCCCCAGCGAAGACGCCACCTTCGCGACCGCCGCCAGGCGGGCTTCCGAGTCCGGCCCCGCGTAGGACCGCCAGATCTGCGTGGACTCGCGGTAGTCGGCGTCGTCGTAGATTCCGCGCAGCAGAGAGGAATACGCCGCCAGCGAGACGTCCGGGTGACCGGAAAGCCAGTCCAGCAGCTCGCCCCCGGCGATGGACGGGACGTCGGCGCCGGCCGGGCGCAGGTACGAGTGCTGGACCTGGACCGCCACCGGCGATGCCCAGCGGTTCGCCAGAGCCAGCGCGCGGATGCGCTCGAGCCGCCACGTCCGGACGTTGCTCCAGCCGATGTACCGCACCTTGCCGGCCCGGACCAAGGAGTCCAATGCGGACAGTGTCTCCTCGAGCGGCGTGGCCCGGTCGTCCACGTGGACGTAGTAGAGGTCGATGTGGTCGGTGCCCAGGCGCCGCAGGCTGGCCTCCGCCTCGCGCTCGATCACCGCGGCACTCGCCCCTTCGTACGTGCGCTCCCTCGCTGCCCAGTCCGATGTGCCGTCCGGACGGATGGCCGCACGAGCCGCGGGGAGGTCCGTGATGCCCGCCGCCACCTTCGTCGCCAGGAACACCCGGTCGCGCCGGCCGCGCAGCAGCTTGCCGAGCAGCGATTCGCTCTCGCCGCCGGAGTACTCCTCGCCGGCCCACCAGGCGTAGCAGTTCGCCGTGTCCAGGAAATCGCCGCCGGCGTCGAGGTACGCGTCCAGGATGCGGGCCGACGTCGGCTCGTCCGTCGAGGTGCCCATCGTCATGCAGCCCAGCGACACCTGGCTCACGTACTGGCCGGTCCGGCCCAGTTCCACCTTCTCCATGCCGACCACGCTAAGCCGGAATCGGTCCGGTACTACAGTCCAATCCCGTGCCGGAATCACAGACCGATTGGGGCGTGCTGCTGGAGCTGAGCGGACCGGGCCCCAAGCACGAACAGCTGGCCAGGGCCCTGCGCCAGGCGATCCGGGACGGCGTCCTGACCGGCGCCGTCCCGCCGAGCCGCCGGCTCGCCGCCGACCTCGGGTGCTCGCGGTGGGTGGTCACGCAGGCCTACGCCCAGCTCGTCGCCGAGGGGTACCTGGCCGGGCGCACCGGGTCGGCCACTCGGGTCCGGCCGGTGGGTGGCGCGGTGGCGGCGAAGGAACCGGCGCACGCGGCGCCGGCCCGGTACGACCTCGCTCCGGGCCTGCCCGACCTGCGGAACTTTCCCCGGCGGCCGTGGGCGGAAGCGGTGCGCGAGGTCCTCGCGACCACGCCGCACACCGACTTCGGGTTGCCCGAACCGGGCGGCCACCCCCGGCTGCGGCGGGTCCTGGGTGAGTACCTCCGGCGCGTCCGCGGCGCCGCGCCCGGCACCGTGCTGGTCTGCGGCGGCGTCACCGACGGCGTGACCGGCGTGTGCCGCGCCCTGGTCGAGCGCGGCAGCACGCGGCTGGCCGTCGAAGATCCCGGGTGGACGCGGTTGCGGCGGGCGGCCGAAGGCGCCGGGATGACCGTCGACCCGGTGCCGGTCGACGACGAAGGCATCGACGTCGGGCGGATTCCGGCGGGCGTCCGCGCCGTGCTCGTCACGCCCGCGCACCAGTTCCCCACCGGCTCGGTCCTCTCGCCGCGCCGTCGGGCCGAACTCCTCGGCTGGGCGCGGGACGTCGACGGCCTGATCCTCGAAGACGACTACGACGCCGAGTTCCGGTACGACCGGCGGCCCGTCGGCACCGTCCAGGGCACCGACCCGGCGCGGGTCGCGCTCTTCGGGTCGGTGAGCAAGACGCTCAGCCCCGCGCTCGGGCTCGGCTGGGCCGTGCTACCTCCACAGTGGACAGTGCGAGCGCACCCGCCACCCGTGGTCGACCAGCTCGCGCTCGCCGGCTTCGTCGAAAGCGGCGGCTACGACCGGTACCTGCGCGGCGCCCGGCTGCGGTACCGCGCCCGGCGCGACCGGCTCGTCGCCGCGCTCGGGCCCGCGCGGCTCTCCGGGGCCGCCGCCGGGCTGCACCTCCTGCTCCACCTCGACCAGGACGCCGCGGCGGTGGCCCGGAAGGCGAAGGCGGCCGGCGTCAAAGTGGCCGATCTCGACGGCTACCGGACCGCGCCGGGCGAGCCCGCGCTCGTCCTCGGCTACGGCAACCTCGCCGACTCCGGCGTCGAAGCGGCCGCGCGGCTGCTGCGGCAGGCGATGACAACGGCTTGACCTGGTTGCCGCCTTCCAAACGGCCCGGCGATGTGAAAGGCTGCTGGACAGGCCACGCCTGACAACGTTGTCAACACTGGGAGGTGCGCCCCATGGGGTCGCAAAGCAGACGGCTGGTCGCCGCCGCGGCCGTCGGGCTCGTGGTCGCCGCCACGACCCAGGCCACCGCACACGCCGCCGCGCCGGTCGATCCGGTGAGCCTCGTCAACCCGTTCGTCGGCACGCAGAACTTCGGCAACACCTTCCCCGGGGCCAGTGCGCCCTTCGGGATGGTGCAGGTCAGCCCGGACACCGGCGGGCAGGGCGGCTACGACTACCTGCAGAACGCGATCTACGGCTTCAGCCAGACCCACCTGTCCGGCGTCGGCTGCGGGGTGATGGGCGAGCTGCCGATCATGCCGACCACCGGCGCCGTGGACAACGTTGACAAGAACGCCTACCGCTCCGAGTACAGCCACGACGACGAGCACGCCGAGCCGGGCTACTACCGCGTCGGCCTCAAGAAGTACGGGATCAACGCCGAACTGACGGCAACCGCGCGCACCGGGTGGCAGCGCTACACGTTCCCCTCGACCGGCGCGGCGAACGTCCTGTTCAACACCGGCCAGGCCAACCAGTCCGTCAAGGACTCCGAGATCCACGTCGTCGGCGACCGTACGCTCGAAGGGCGGGTGAAAGCCGGCGGGTTCTGCGCCGGCCACGACGAACACACCGTCTACTTCACCGCCACCTTCGACCGGCCGTTCAGCTCCTTCGGCACCTGGCGCGACTCGGCGCGCACGCCGGGCAGCCGCGACGCCGCGGGCACCGGCGGCAACGGCGCCTGGGCGAGCTTCGACGCGACCACCGACCACGACGTCGTGCTCAAGGTCGGCCTGTCCTACACCGGTCTCGACGGCGCCCGGAAGAACCTGGCGGCGGAGACTTCGAACTACGACTTCGACGCCACCCGCGCGGCGCTGCACCAGCAGTGGGCCGACCGGCTCGGCGCGATCAAGATCGCCGGCGGCACGACCGACCGGCAGACGGCGTTCTACACCGCGCTCTACCACGCCCAGCTGCACCCGAACCTGGCCGGCGACACCGACGGCGCGTACACCGGCTTCGACGGCAAGGTGCACCCGGCGAGCGGCTACACGCCGTACCAGAACTTCTCGCTGTGGGACACCTACCGGCCGCAGAACCAGCTGCTGGAGATGCTGGAACCGCAGGTCGCGCGGGATGTGGCGCTGTCGGTCGTCGCCATCGGGCGCGACGGCGGGTGGCTGCCGCGGTGGGCGCTGGCCGAGAGCGAAACGAACATCATGACCGGCGACCCGGTGACGCCGTTCCTCGTCGAGGCGTGGTCGAAGGGACTGCTCGCCGGGCACGAAGAAGAGGCGTACGCGCTGCTCAAGAAGAACGCGACGAGCACGCCGCCCGCCGATTCGCCGTACAACGGCCGCTCCGGCGTCAACTACTACAACGAACGCGGGTACATCCCGAGCGGGCTGGAACTCGGCAAGGACTGCGCGGCCAAGGGCGGCGACAACGACTGCGAGCACCCGGCGTCGGCGACCATGGAGTACTCGGCGGCCGACGCGGCACTGGCGTTGATGGCCCGCGGGCTGGGCCACGGCGCCGACGCGAAGATGTTCGCCGACCGTGGCCAGTGGTACCGCAATTTGTGGGACTCCTCGATCCAGCAGTTCCGCCCGCGCACCGCCGAGGGCACGTTCCTCACGCCGTACAACCCGGTCGACGCCGACCACCAGTTCCACGAAGGCGGCGCCTACCAGTACCAGTGGCTCGTGCCGCAGGACCCGGCCGGGCTCGTCTCGCTGATGGGCGGCAGGAAGACGACCGAGAAGCGGCTTGATTCCTTCTTCGCGTACGACAAGCTGCTGACCGATCCCGCCGGCACCGCGCGGAAGGACTGGATCGCCAGCCCGTACGACTACTACGGCAAGGCCACCTACAACCCGAACAACGAGCCCGACCTGCTGGCGCCGTACACGTACAACTGGGTCGGCGCGCCGGCGAAGACGGCGACCGTCGTCCGCGCGGCGATGACGCTGTTCACCACCGGCCCCGACGGCATGACCGGCAACGACGACCTCGGCACGATGTCGGCCTGGTACGTCTTCTCGTCGCTCGGGCTGTACCCGACGATGAGCGGCGCGAACTTCCTCGCGCTGTCGAGCCCGCAGTTCGAGTCGGCGACCGTCCGGATCGGACAGTACGGCTCCGCGCAGGGCGGGACGCTCACGGTGTCGGCGCCGGGCGCGAGCGACGCGAACCGGTACATCCAGAGCGTGTCGCTCAACGGCCGGGACGTGCGGCAGACGTCGCTGAACTGGTCTTCGCTGGCCCACGGCGGGACGCTTTCGCACCAGCTCGGGTCCCGGCCGTCTTCGTGGGGGACGTCGCCGTCCGCGGCACCGCCTTCGGTGAACAACGCGCCGGGCGACCAGCGGCGGCACGTCGACGCTTCACTGCGGCAGACGTCCGTGGTGATCCCGTCCGGCACCGCGCAGCAGGTGCACCTCGACCTGGACGTGCTGGCCCAGAACCCGGCGTTGCAGCCGGTGACGGTTTCGGTCACCTCGCCGTGGAAGGCCCGGTTCCAGCCGGTGGATCTGATCTGGTCCGGACGGCTGCCGGTGCAGCGGACGGTGCCGATCACGGTGACCGGGCCGGCGGGCACCGCCGTCGGGACCTACCCGGTGCAGGTGAAGGTGGCCGGGTTGGGCGCGAACACGGTGACGCGCTCGGCGACGATCGAGGTCCGGACGCCTTCGGCGTGCGTGTCGCCGGGTGCGCAGTGCGCGGTCGACCTGGCCCGTGACCGCAACCACGACGGCACGGCGACGGTCTCGGCGTCCACGGAAGGCAACTTCGACGGCGGCGGCTGGAGCTACGACGCTTCGCTGCTCCCGCCGGCGGGTCCGGTGGTCTGGGACGGCGTCACGTACGCGGCTCCGGACGCTTCGGGGACGGCTGCGAACTTCGTGGAGGCCCGCGGGCAGTCGCTGCTGCTCCCGGCCGGTCAGCACGCGGCGTTGAAGCTGGTCGGGGCGTCGCACAACGGCCCGGTGTCGACGACGCTGACGGCGCACTACACCGATGGCACGAGCGCCGACCTGGCCGTGACCTTCGGTGACTGGGCGGGGTCCGGGAGCCCGGTGGTGCTCGAAATGCCGCACCGGATCAAGGCGGGGAGCGGGGTGGACGGGCCGCCGGTGCGGTTGTTCGGGATTTCGGCCGGGCTGGACGGCGGGAAGACCGTGCAGTCGGTGAGCCTGCCGAACGACCCGCGGGTGGAGATCTACGCGCTCACCCTGGCGTGAGGAGTCCGGTTCGCCGGGGCACCGGCGAACCGCTCCGCCAGGTCAGGGAAGCCGAAGACGGTGATCCGCGCGATGCCGCCGCGGCCGGTGGTCAGCACCGCCACCCC
Protein-coding sequences here:
- a CDS encoding tetratricopeptide repeat protein; protein product: MEFRMLGPLEAWHDGVPVPLGDQQQRFVLVVLLLHANKPVTPARLAEIVWADREAKPTLVRSYIKRLRDVVQEAGDVSIETTPTGYLLRIGEDQLDTARFDRLRADAADARVDDPRRAITLLREAVGLWRGKFLEDIDIDRVGGAEVISPDESYPDVVGDLAELELESGDHRSARDRLRPLVQADPASQKHAELLMRALLAGGDRVAALRVHHGTRDALAALRMAPGPVLRKLAARAEQGDPPSSLPSRPGGFTGRAAEIATIEAAATAGRRAVWISGAPGAGKSGLAIEAAHRLRDRFPDGQLLARLNGFTPGVPSTSVGDALSELLVELGVPAEQIPATVGRKVTLYQATLWGTRTLVVLDNAASPEQIRPLLPEADGCLAVITSRRMGDADTGENIRLSPLPPEEAAELFHALAGPARLRGRAAGVAEVVRRCGFLPMPIRVAAALFRRHDRWPLEHLLRLLEENGPWGEDGGVAAVRVSYRQLGEPQRAMFRLLGGLPGPDVDVAGGAALAGCDVAEARSLLDDLHEVSLLEEAAPERYQMLDPLKEFAAGEPASEPALVRLLDYYLVTLAAAVRAAYPFDRAQLPSTTDRSCAVTPMFADADAGLRWIVGERDNLVAAVHYAAGHALPEHTWRLAVLLWRYFNTTNQFEDWIGTLELAWKIVAADRGNDYGQAHVLLRLATAHDRRGQLAEALELAAKALPKWRRLGDPRGEAATLCALAIPTMELGRHEQAMAHLEAALAKYEQTEDRRGEAHALSMLGYLNELHGNLRIALRQHESAARMLREIGHVQGLAHALNNLGSVQERLGLLTEALTSYTDAHGHAAEVGDRCVEAYALNNLGNVHRQRGRFAEAVRYHDKARDVAANVPDADLRTQLYLDRGATALARGACHDALTAGKSALDLADGSGNRAYRARAHRGVAETLHAMGDHEGAVAHWAAAEAEFAALDLPEAGEVREARSALECACGPR
- a CDS encoding MFS transporter yields the protein MARLLTGLSLGYFLVMLDTTIVTVALPALSPSLPAQQWISNGYTLTFAAFLLTAGAWSDRFGARRVFSAGLVSFAVLSGLSALSFSTPSLIALRALLGVAGALLVPSSLSLIAAAYPVPAARAKAMGVWAAVSGTGLVAGPLLGGLLTQAFGWRAIFLVNVPVAAVAFALSRSAPPTPAKPGRTDLTGQVSAVVALSALTYALIESSWGPLLLSAAAAAVFVRSQRRPEAMLPARLFRNRAFPLGLVAGAIVNFGLSGVLFVLSLYFQETRGYPPSLTGLAFLPLTIPTAFNPIFTGRLVARIGPRIPAVSGFSLMSAGTLLQAGSTSAVLSVVALALLGFGVSLAIPSLLTAVVASAPPDLTGVAGGALNAARQTGAALGVAILGALLAGTTTSIALIAAAGLLLVGALVVLFPIRL
- a CDS encoding LysR family transcriptional regulator, which translates into the protein MELRHLRTFRAVARTLNFTHAAAELHYAQSSVTEQIQALEAELGSKLFERGRRLRLTGAGERLVGYADQVLELVEEARAAVDEERGEPEGDLTIGALETLCAHRIPALFGAYRTRWPRVRVRLEEGSRGELYGAVQRSAMDVCFTFGEPPADPALASASLGAEPLVVIAPPGHPLAGKEEIRPGDLDGVGFLATPNGCGFREMLDRIDGPVVEAEVGSLAALARCVAAGLGCGLVPALVEHEGAIAVPLAGATTDVTMTWRRRDEHKPSVAALLATAYALSSTDSISSGSSKVKAGAIDS
- a CDS encoding aldo/keto reductase — translated: MEKVELGRTGQYVSQVSLGCMTMGTSTDEPTSARILDAYLDAGGDFLDTANCYAWWAGEEYSGGESESLLGKLLRGRRDRVFLATKVAAGITDLPAARAAIRPDGTSDWAARERTYEGASAAVIEREAEASLRRLGTDHIDLYYVHVDDRATPLEETLSALDSLVRAGKVRYIGWSNVRTWRLERIRALALANRWASPVAVQVQHSYLRPAGADVPSIAGGELLDWLSGHPDVSLAAYSSLLRGIYDDADYRESTQIWRSYAGPDSEARLAAVAKVASSLGASGNQVALAWLLHKGAIPLIGPRTWEHYESIAPAFTLELPEEMLSVLDNA
- a CDS encoding PLP-dependent aminotransferase family protein; its protein translation is MPESQTDWGVLLELSGPGPKHEQLARALRQAIRDGVLTGAVPPSRRLAADLGCSRWVVTQAYAQLVAEGYLAGRTGSATRVRPVGGAVAAKEPAHAAPARYDLAPGLPDLRNFPRRPWAEAVREVLATTPHTDFGLPEPGGHPRLRRVLGEYLRRVRGAAPGTVLVCGGVTDGVTGVCRALVERGSTRLAVEDPGWTRLRRAAEGAGMTVDPVPVDDEGIDVGRIPAGVRAVLVTPAHQFPTGSVLSPRRRAELLGWARDVDGLILEDDYDAEFRYDRRPVGTVQGTDPARVALFGSVSKTLSPALGLGWAVLPPQWTVRAHPPPVVDQLALAGFVESGGYDRYLRGARLRYRARRDRLVAALGPARLSGAAAGLHLLLHLDQDAAAVARKAKAAGVKVADLDGYRTAPGEPALVLGYGNLADSGVEAAARLLRQAMTTA